In one Pirellulales bacterium genomic region, the following are encoded:
- a CDS encoding acyl-CoA dehydrogenase family protein, whose translation MDLSLTASELKFRDELRAWLKNNLPPKGAHALNAAHSAADFHGQIKDWQRKLFEGGYAGIAWPKEFGGRGATFIEQAIFQEEMALADTPETATIGQSLVGPTIIAVGSEAQKKRFLPGILSGQEVWCQGFSEPNAGSDLASLQTKATLDGDHFVINGQKIWTSFAHFADLCLLIVRTDSAAAKHKGITCLLVDMKSPGITVRPLKMMSGDSEFNEVFFSNLRVPVDRMLGKVNEGWNVAITALSNERANLGIGLYVAFKRNLDAVVEQARTLRRHGRPIIEDPVLRQKLAQAYVDLEVFRLNTARGLSTLNKTGVPGPEGSIQKLYWSELNQRNAQIAMEVLGPYGQLTDFDGGRCVYNYLRSRGNTIEAGTSEVQRNIIAQRVLGLPRSY comes from the coding sequence ATGGATCTTAGTCTCACCGCCAGCGAACTGAAGTTTCGCGACGAGTTGCGAGCCTGGCTGAAAAATAATCTGCCGCCGAAGGGCGCGCACGCATTGAATGCGGCGCATTCCGCGGCCGATTTCCACGGACAAATCAAGGATTGGCAGCGCAAGCTGTTCGAGGGAGGTTACGCAGGCATCGCTTGGCCGAAGGAATTCGGTGGTCGCGGCGCAACGTTCATCGAACAGGCCATATTTCAGGAAGAAATGGCGCTCGCCGATACGCCCGAGACGGCCACGATCGGCCAGAGCCTGGTCGGGCCGACGATCATCGCTGTCGGCAGCGAGGCACAGAAGAAGCGTTTCTTGCCCGGCATCCTCTCCGGCCAAGAGGTCTGGTGCCAAGGCTTTTCCGAGCCTAACGCCGGCAGCGACCTGGCGTCGCTACAGACGAAGGCCACGCTCGACGGCGATCACTTCGTCATCAATGGTCAAAAGATCTGGACGAGCTTTGCTCACTTCGCCGACTTGTGCCTGCTGATCGTCCGCACCGACTCGGCCGCTGCCAAACACAAGGGCATCACGTGTCTGTTAGTGGATATGAAAAGCCCGGGTATCACCGTGCGCCCGCTGAAGATGATGTCTGGCGATTCCGAATTCAATGAGGTGTTCTTTTCCAATTTACGCGTGCCGGTCGACCGCATGCTGGGCAAAGTCAACGAAGGTTGGAACGTTGCCATAACGGCTCTGAGTAACGAGCGGGCCAACTTGGGAATTGGTCTGTATGTGGCGTTCAAACGCAATCTCGACGCCGTGGTCGAACAGGCACGCACGCTGCGCCGCCACGGCAGGCCCATCATTGAAGATCCGGTGCTTCGCCAGAAACTGGCCCAAGCCTACGTCGATCTAGAAGTGTTCCGTCTGAACACGGCGCGCGGCTTGAGCACGTTGAATAAAACCGGCGTCCCCGGGCCTGAGGGATCGATCCAGAAACTCTACTGGAGCGAACTGAATCAGCGCAACGCACAGATCGCGATGGAAGTACTTGGCCCTTACGGGCAATTGACGGACTTTGACGGCGGTCGCTGCGTCTACAACTACCTGCGGTCGCGCGGCAACACGATCGAAGCCGGCACGAGCGAAGTTCAACGCAATATCATCGCGCAGCGCGTGTTGGGGCTCCCGCGCAGCTACTAA
- a CDS encoding acyl-CoA dehydrogenase family protein yields the protein MEFELSKPQKLLQKSARELFARVCPMTRIRESLADDKVLHAELWSEVADQGWPGIHLPEEAGGLGLGVVDLVAVAEEMGRACFPGSFLGPVWAATLVAQAKPESKFLQSLTAGELQGAVALLEADASWNPADVQLAAVKKDAGFTISGRKSFVSDAGAAGLLICVARVGQELILLAVPAKSAGVSITPTVGLDATRKLYDVTFENVAVDADHVLATGEAACAALERSMQVGTLVVCADMLGGMQWILEDAVEYAKTRQQFGKVIGSFQAVQHMCADMLLWTESARSAIYFAAWALDAEPASAARAVATAKVYTSDASREVANRGVQVHGGIGFTWEHDLQFYYKRSKASEILFGDASFHRARMAELVLDA from the coding sequence ATGGAATTTGAACTTTCCAAGCCTCAAAAGCTGCTGCAAAAGTCTGCGCGTGAGTTATTCGCCCGCGTGTGCCCGATGACGCGCATTCGCGAGTCGCTGGCAGACGACAAGGTACTGCATGCCGAGTTATGGTCCGAAGTGGCAGACCAAGGTTGGCCAGGTATTCATCTGCCCGAAGAAGCTGGCGGCTTGGGGTTGGGCGTTGTAGACCTTGTCGCTGTCGCTGAAGAAATGGGACGTGCCTGTTTTCCCGGATCGTTCCTCGGCCCGGTCTGGGCGGCAACCCTCGTCGCACAGGCAAAACCTGAATCAAAATTCCTGCAGTCGCTCACCGCCGGCGAGTTGCAAGGTGCCGTCGCTCTACTCGAAGCCGACGCCAGTTGGAATCCGGCTGATGTACAACTCGCGGCAGTAAAGAAGGACGCCGGCTTTACGATCAGTGGTCGCAAGTCGTTCGTCTCGGATGCCGGCGCAGCGGGACTACTGATTTGCGTGGCGCGGGTAGGGCAAGAGCTTATTCTGCTCGCGGTGCCGGCCAAGTCCGCAGGCGTTTCGATCACGCCGACCGTCGGGCTGGATGCCACCCGCAAACTCTACGACGTCACGTTCGAAAATGTCGCAGTAGATGCCGATCATGTGCTCGCTACCGGCGAAGCGGCCTGCGCGGCACTCGAACGCTCGATGCAAGTCGGCACGCTAGTCGTATGCGCCGACATGCTGGGCGGGATGCAATGGATTCTCGAAGACGCGGTCGAGTACGCTAAAACGCGCCAGCAGTTCGGCAAGGTGATCGGATCGTTCCAGGCCGTGCAGCACATGTGCGCGGACATGTTGCTGTGGACCGAAAGTGCGCGATCCGCGATCTATTTCGCCGCCTGGGCGCTCGATGCCGAACCGGCAAGTGCCGCACGCGCGGTCGCCACGGCCAAGGTCTATACGTCCGACGCCTCGCGCGAGGTGGCCAATCGCGGCGTCCAAGTCCACGGCGGCATCGGCTTCACCTGGGAGCACGACTTGCAATTCTATTACAAGCGCTCCAAGGCCTCGGAAATCCTCTTCGGCGACGCGAGTTTCCACCGAGCCCGCATGGCTGAGTTGGTCCTCGACGCCTGA
- a CDS encoding acyl-CoA dehydrogenase family protein yields the protein MASELLQNKAEELVPGTGFTKAHQLFRETVRRFVDEEVNPYIDQWEEDEIFPAHDLFKKAGDLGLLGLSYPVEYGGSGGDYWYNIAFAEEMARCNCGAIPMAMGVQSDMATPALARYGTHELKKQYLEPAITGDAVCSIAVTEPSGGSDVASIRTKAERDGGDYVINGSKMYITNGAQADWICLLARTTPGTGYKGMSLIVVPTDAKGFSVSKKLKKMGNWASDTAELVFDNCRVPVANCIGEEGMGFIYQMQQFQNERLIGSLGAVAGADKILKMTIEYCRGRSTFGKPLIENQWIYFKLTELIAEVEFLRQMCYHCGRLLDRGLDFTREASIAKLKAGRLVREVADICMQFHGGMGYMEEYPMARYFRDSRLMSIGAGADEIMLGIIAKFEGIAPRR from the coding sequence ATGGCCTCAGAACTCCTTCAGAACAAAGCTGAGGAATTGGTCCCCGGCACGGGCTTTACGAAAGCTCACCAACTGTTTCGCGAAACGGTGCGTCGTTTTGTCGACGAAGAGGTCAATCCCTACATCGACCAATGGGAGGAGGACGAGATCTTTCCCGCCCACGACCTGTTCAAGAAGGCCGGCGACCTGGGCCTGTTGGGGCTCTCCTACCCGGTCGAATATGGCGGATCCGGGGGCGACTACTGGTACAACATCGCGTTTGCCGAGGAGATGGCCCGCTGCAATTGCGGTGCAATTCCCATGGCGATGGGAGTGCAATCGGATATGGCCACCCCGGCCTTGGCCCGTTATGGAACGCACGAACTCAAGAAGCAATATCTCGAGCCCGCGATCACGGGCGATGCGGTGTGCAGCATCGCGGTGACCGAGCCCAGCGGCGGTTCCGACGTCGCTTCGATCCGCACCAAGGCCGAACGCGACGGGGGTGACTATGTCATCAATGGCAGCAAGATGTATATCACCAACGGCGCGCAGGCTGACTGGATCTGCCTGCTGGCCCGCACCACGCCGGGCACAGGCTATAAGGGAATGTCGCTGATCGTCGTGCCGACCGACGCAAAAGGTTTTTCGGTCAGCAAGAAACTGAAGAAGATGGGCAACTGGGCCAGCGACACGGCCGAGTTGGTCTTCGACAATTGCCGCGTGCCGGTTGCGAATTGCATCGGCGAAGAGGGAATGGGCTTCATCTATCAGATGCAGCAATTCCAGAACGAGCGATTGATCGGCTCGTTGGGGGCAGTGGCCGGTGCCGACAAGATCTTGAAGATGACCATCGAGTACTGCCGCGGCCGATCGACGTTTGGCAAGCCGCTGATCGAAAACCAGTGGATCTATTTCAAGCTGACCGAGCTAATCGCGGAAGTCGAATTCCTGCGACAGATGTGTTACCACTGCGGACGCCTGCTGGATCGCGGGTTGGATTTCACCCGCGAGGCTTCGATCGCCAAGCTGAAAGCCGGCCGCTTGGTGCGCGAAGTCGCGGATATCTGCATGCAGTTCCACGGTGGCATGGGCTACATGGAAGAATATCCGATGGCGCGCTACTTCCGCGATTCGCGCCTGATGTCGATCGGCGCCGGCGCCGACGAGATCATGCTCGGAATTATCGCCAAGTTCGAAGGAATTGCGCCCCGGCGCTAG
- a CDS encoding DUF72 domain-containing protein, with translation MKVLKRASKAKAFKVYVGCAKWNKKDLKDLYPKGVKDELAYYSTQFNSIELNATFYRLFPAATFKNWNATVPDDFRFFPKLEQTISHFRRLKNVKQLVKRNVTNMSHLREKLEMPFLQMHNNFGPKDFERVVTFAENWTHDVPLAIEFRHTDWYNDPAVSTKLYDLLETHGITNVLVDTAGRRDLMHMRLTTPTAFIRWVGANDPKSDRARLDDWIERIAKWKRAGLQKLFFFVHHNYEVESPALAAHFIKRLNKKIGASLPVPKTLKA, from the coding sequence ATGAAGGTACTGAAACGAGCCTCGAAAGCGAAGGCATTCAAGGTCTACGTCGGATGTGCCAAGTGGAATAAGAAGGACCTCAAAGATCTCTATCCGAAGGGCGTGAAGGACGAACTCGCGTACTACTCGACGCAGTTCAATAGCATCGAACTGAATGCCACATTTTATCGCTTATTTCCAGCAGCGACTTTCAAGAACTGGAATGCTACGGTGCCGGACGATTTCCGGTTCTTTCCCAAGCTCGAACAAACGATCTCGCACTTTCGACGCTTGAAGAACGTCAAGCAACTCGTCAAACGCAACGTTACCAACATGTCGCATCTGCGGGAAAAGCTGGAGATGCCGTTCCTGCAGATGCACAATAACTTTGGGCCGAAAGATTTCGAGCGTGTTGTGACGTTCGCCGAGAACTGGACACACGACGTTCCGCTGGCGATAGAGTTTCGCCATACCGATTGGTACAACGATCCTGCCGTTTCAACCAAACTTTACGATTTGCTCGAGACACACGGCATTACGAATGTCCTCGTCGATACGGCGGGGCGTCGTGATCTGATGCATATGCGACTGACGACCCCGACGGCGTTCATACGCTGGGTAGGGGCGAACGATCCCAAATCGGATCGCGCCCGTCTCGATGATTGGATTGAGAGAATCGCGAAATGGAAAAGGGCCGGATTGCAGAAGCTCTTTTTCTTCGTCCATCACAATTATGAAGTGGAATCTCCTGCACTCGCCGCGCACTTCATCAAGCGGCTCAACAAGAAGATCGGTGCCAGCCTGCCTGTCCCCAAGACTCTTAAGGCTTAG
- a CDS encoding glycoside hydrolase family 5 protein, with the protein MNSANQLTRREFVAAAGCASLWASEAIATGSDRPAVALPLRLCGGVSLAGAEFAAEGAGFSNQNPGIYGRDYQYPQRSTIEYFAARGLGLLRIPFRWERLQPRLFAPLASPELARMREVIDRARASDAAVVLDLHNYGRYRLKQGNQARTVIIDEQIDGTVPVPRAAFADVWRRLAAEFASDATVMGLGLMNEPHDMKSSDWKAISQAGVDAVREVNRTAWVVVAGDGWSNAHRFEEVNGPRAWIRDAANRVVYEAHCYFDADASGKYRHSFVAELRDDPRLAERGVARLRVFLDWCRRNQVAGFLGEFGIPGDDAGWQEVLSRALASIEHTKVSACYWAAGEWWHDYPLSIQPRNDMRDPAPQQQVVARFLANRTTTPRPF; encoded by the coding sequence ATGAATAGCGCAAATCAACTCACGCGGCGCGAGTTCGTCGCGGCCGCCGGCTGTGCATCTCTGTGGGCGAGCGAGGCCATCGCGACTGGCAGCGATCGACCAGCCGTGGCCTTACCGTTGCGTTTGTGTGGCGGTGTTTCGCTGGCCGGCGCCGAGTTTGCCGCCGAAGGGGCCGGCTTTTCCAATCAGAATCCCGGCATTTATGGGCGCGATTATCAATATCCTCAACGGTCGACAATTGAGTATTTTGCCGCCCGCGGGCTGGGATTACTGCGCATTCCGTTTCGTTGGGAGCGACTACAACCACGGCTCTTTGCACCGCTTGCCTCCCCAGAGTTGGCGCGGATGCGCGAGGTCATCGATCGGGCTCGCGCATCCGACGCCGCCGTTGTGCTCGACTTGCACAACTACGGCCGCTATCGCTTGAAACAGGGGAATCAAGCGCGCACGGTGATCATCGACGAGCAAATCGACGGTACCGTGCCGGTACCGCGCGCCGCGTTTGCCGACGTCTGGCGGCGCCTGGCCGCTGAATTCGCTAGCGATGCTACGGTCATGGGACTCGGCTTGATGAACGAGCCGCACGACATGAAATCTTCGGATTGGAAGGCTATTTCGCAGGCCGGCGTGGACGCCGTGCGTGAAGTGAATCGCACGGCCTGGGTCGTTGTCGCTGGCGATGGCTGGTCCAACGCCCATCGCTTCGAGGAAGTCAATGGTCCGCGTGCTTGGATCCGCGATGCGGCGAACCGCGTGGTCTACGAAGCACACTGCTATTTCGATGCCGACGCCAGCGGCAAGTATCGCCACAGCTTCGTGGCCGAATTGCGCGACGATCCGCGACTTGCCGAGCGCGGCGTCGCGCGACTACGCGTCTTCCTCGATTGGTGCCGGCGGAATCAGGTCGCTGGTTTCCTTGGTGAGTTTGGCATACCGGGCGATGACGCAGGCTGGCAAGAGGTACTGAGCCGCGCCCTCGCTTCGATCGAACACACGAAGGTTTCCGCATGTTACTGGGCCGCCGGCGAATGGTGGCACGATTATCCCCTCTCGATTCAGCCGCGCAATGACATGCGCGATCCGGCTCCGCAGCAGCAAGTAGTGGCCCGGTTTCTAGCCAATCGCACAACTACGCCACGGCCGTTCTGA
- a CDS encoding glycosyltransferase: protein MGEVFNKPLVRRSAMITATVMTVVYLTYRGLYTMNFSGPYATVASVVLYGAEAYGGLLMFLFFFQIWDISNPEPAPPLPGRTVDVMIPTYNEDPSLLRGTIAASLRIAYPHRTLVLDDGKRPEVAALCEELGAEYVTRPSNLHAKAGNLNHALEKTEGEFVVIFDADHVAETHFIDRLIGYFADDRLGFVQTPHAFYNFDAYQGVLDYKRKVYWEEGMLFYNVTQPGKNRWNGVTFCGSAAMFRRKSLEEVGLIATQSITEDMHTGLRMHAKGWKSLFVNERLIAAIAADDVTSFNTQRLRWGEGNLGIFAFDNPITIRGLTIPQRLCYLGSMLSWTTGVQKLLIYATPIAMLLTGISPVQRMTWQLLAITVLYLIAIWSAVKVACNGYGRLLAIELTQMACYWTQVRSTWRALFKRKRATFVVTAKRGRQSNGILKHLAPQIYLIAISAFAVAWAVTKYCLSISNDPVQLVVGGALVGVNCYMAWLVVQRALRSKDRRTAWRHPIALHVEYRGTDELGVDFSGQCVTRDINEGGVGLVAYEPFPPCGEVEMTILAAGRGVTCRGAIRHRREEVKLRAARGGTTQAYAYGIEFIEPTKEQLEVLWWLGAQFAVSFHYERFQGGQFGLGSAAPRRLPTRTNELPFEFPVRIHHGAEAPVYGVTECLSTESVVLLMPDGFQPTDLVRLEFSTPFGNLEAWAEITCAKSRTIAGERVQETRLALRKFCGESRSLLHSVLGHHDSKALAGVIRSIPRRRVVKTKRPMALVVGTTGAAAAVAAGCVLYFQQEQALLARAYAGRKVSPLQVEQLSQAANALESLGTTDEERLLQLRKVMVDLDRVEDVAKIDDYVSSMTPKTLEGLGLKAGSLQQLHREGEAELAFEKLLTHLDQLPDEAMQRDVLLAAARNAAQLENFSESVARFERLEKLAPLACEARLEFAGVLYRDGRLDEAVATLRGGDQSTKELLFLASLYSSEKQFARAANVCREALDKSPDDLSAMRGIADNSYWGQDWPAAAAAYRQVLKHTPHDAKVTETLAEVLLSEREFDESLALYSRLITRFPERRDLWNGYLIAAAKCERLDGQQQKQLMAIYDQRSQNDDNRFLTNLLNAVAKHGSRQEAIPLMQFLVNRDPQDAELRLRLADGLHQAKQFKAADIHYRWLLAHASPQSLPSEPASRVGRAMGNLTRSPMSKTAANR from the coding sequence ATGGGCGAAGTATTTAACAAGCCGCTTGTGCGACGATCGGCAATGATCACCGCCACGGTGATGACCGTCGTGTATTTGACCTATCGCGGTCTGTACACGATGAACTTCTCGGGTCCTTACGCTACCGTCGCGTCGGTGGTGCTTTACGGCGCCGAGGCGTACGGCGGACTCTTGATGTTCCTGTTCTTCTTTCAGATTTGGGACATTTCGAATCCTGAACCGGCGCCGCCGCTGCCCGGCCGTACGGTCGATGTGATGATTCCCACATACAACGAAGATCCCAGCCTGCTGCGCGGCACGATCGCGGCGTCGCTGCGCATCGCGTACCCGCATCGCACGCTGGTGCTGGACGACGGCAAGCGTCCGGAAGTGGCAGCGCTGTGCGAGGAACTCGGCGCCGAATATGTCACGCGCCCGTCGAATCTGCACGCCAAGGCCGGCAATCTTAATCACGCACTGGAAAAGACCGAGGGCGAATTCGTCGTCATCTTCGATGCCGATCACGTTGCCGAAACGCATTTTATCGACCGACTCATCGGTTACTTTGCCGACGACCGGTTAGGCTTCGTCCAAACTCCACACGCCTTCTACAACTTCGATGCCTACCAGGGAGTGCTCGACTACAAGCGCAAGGTGTACTGGGAAGAGGGGATGCTGTTCTACAACGTGACGCAGCCCGGCAAAAATCGCTGGAACGGCGTTACTTTTTGCGGTAGCGCCGCGATGTTCCGCCGCAAGTCGCTTGAAGAAGTCGGCCTGATCGCCACACAATCGATCACCGAGGACATGCATACCGGATTGCGGATGCATGCCAAGGGTTGGAAGAGCCTATTCGTCAACGAGCGGCTGATCGCCGCGATTGCGGCCGATGACGTCACCAGCTTCAACACGCAGCGATTACGTTGGGGCGAAGGAAATCTCGGCATTTTTGCCTTCGACAATCCGATCACCATCCGTGGACTAACAATCCCCCAGCGGTTGTGCTATCTCGGCTCGATGCTCTCGTGGACCACCGGTGTACAGAAGTTGCTGATTTATGCAACACCGATCGCGATGTTGCTGACCGGCATCTCGCCGGTCCAACGCATGACGTGGCAATTGCTGGCCATCACAGTGCTTTATCTGATCGCGATCTGGTCAGCGGTAAAGGTCGCCTGCAACGGGTACGGCCGGTTGCTGGCCATCGAACTGACGCAAATGGCCTGCTATTGGACGCAGGTCCGTTCAACGTGGAGGGCGTTGTTCAAGCGCAAGCGGGCCACGTTCGTCGTGACGGCCAAACGCGGTCGTCAATCGAATGGCATTTTGAAGCACCTGGCGCCGCAAATCTATTTGATCGCGATTAGTGCATTCGCCGTTGCCTGGGCCGTGACAAAATATTGCCTGTCGATTTCGAACGATCCGGTGCAATTGGTTGTCGGTGGTGCGCTCGTGGGCGTGAACTGCTATATGGCCTGGCTGGTAGTTCAACGCGCCCTACGTTCGAAAGATCGCCGCACAGCCTGGCGACATCCGATTGCTCTGCACGTCGAGTATCGCGGCACCGATGAATTGGGCGTGGACTTCTCGGGACAATGCGTGACGCGCGACATTAACGAAGGGGGCGTGGGCCTGGTGGCTTACGAGCCGTTTCCGCCGTGTGGCGAAGTGGAAATGACGATCCTTGCCGCGGGACGAGGCGTGACCTGCCGCGGCGCGATCCGGCATCGTCGCGAAGAGGTCAAGTTGCGCGCGGCACGCGGCGGCACGACGCAGGCATACGCGTACGGCATCGAATTCATCGAGCCGACAAAGGAGCAGTTGGAAGTCCTGTGGTGGCTGGGAGCGCAATTCGCCGTCAGCTTTCATTACGAGCGGTTTCAGGGAGGGCAGTTTGGTCTCGGGTCTGCCGCGCCGCGACGATTGCCGACGCGCACGAATGAATTGCCCTTCGAGTTTCCCGTCCGCATTCATCATGGCGCCGAAGCGCCGGTTTACGGTGTCACGGAATGCTTGTCCACGGAATCGGTCGTCCTGCTGATGCCCGACGGTTTTCAGCCGACCGATCTGGTCCGCCTGGAATTTTCGACTCCGTTTGGCAATCTGGAAGCCTGGGCGGAAATCACCTGTGCCAAGTCGCGCACGATTGCTGGCGAACGCGTGCAGGAAACGCGTCTGGCGCTGCGCAAATTCTGTGGAGAGTCGCGTAGCCTGCTGCATTCCGTTCTAGGTCATCACGACTCGAAGGCTTTAGCCGGCGTGATCCGCTCGATACCGCGCCGCCGGGTGGTGAAAACAAAGCGGCCCATGGCCCTAGTCGTTGGCACAACCGGCGCCGCGGCAGCCGTGGCAGCCGGCTGCGTGCTCTATTTCCAGCAGGAGCAAGCGTTGCTTGCACGGGCTTACGCTGGCCGCAAGGTCTCGCCATTGCAGGTCGAGCAACTGTCACAGGCCGCGAATGCTCTGGAGTCTTTGGGCACGACCGACGAAGAACGGCTGCTGCAGCTGCGAAAGGTAATGGTCGATCTCGACCGTGTCGAAGATGTCGCAAAGATCGACGACTACGTTTCAAGCATGACTCCCAAGACACTTGAAGGCTTAGGCCTGAAGGCTGGCAGCTTGCAGCAGCTGCATCGCGAGGGCGAGGCCGAACTAGCGTTTGAAAAACTGCTGACGCACCTCGACCAACTGCCTGACGAGGCGATGCAACGTGATGTGCTGCTGGCAGCGGCGCGGAACGCGGCTCAGCTCGAGAACTTTTCGGAATCGGTCGCGCGCTTCGAGCGATTGGAGAAATTAGCGCCGCTGGCGTGCGAGGCCAGGTTGGAGTTCGCCGGCGTGCTCTACCGTGACGGCCGCTTGGACGAAGCCGTCGCGACACTGCGCGGTGGGGATCAATCGACGAAGGAGCTGTTGTTCCTGGCGTCACTCTATTCGTCGGAAAAGCAGTTCGCACGGGCTGCGAACGTTTGCCGGGAAGCCCTTGATAAATCACCAGACGATTTGTCGGCCATGCGTGGCATAGCGGACAATTCATATTGGGGGCAGGATTGGCCCGCTGCCGCCGCAGCCTATCGACAGGTGCTCAAGCACACGCCGCACGATGCCAAAGTGACAGAAACGCTTGCCGAGGTACTGCTCTCGGAACGAGAATTCGATGAAAGCCTCGCGCTGTATAGTCGTCTCATCACTCGCTTTCCTGAGCGTCGTGACTTGTGGAACGGATACTTGATCGCCGCGGCAAAATGCGAACGGCTCGATGGCCAGCAGCAAAAGCAGCTAATGGCGATCTACGATCAACGCTCCCAAAATGATGACAACAGGTTTCTTACAAACCTGCTGAATGCCGTCGCCAAACACGGTAGTCGGCAGGAAGCCATACCGCTGATGCAATTCCTGGTGAACCGCGACCCACAAGATGCCGAGCTCCGTTTGCGGCTGGCCGACGGTCTGCACCAGGCCAAGCAATTCAAGGCCGCGGACATTCACTACCGATGGCTGTTGGCCCACGCTTCACCGCAGTCTTTGCCAAGCGAGCCAGCCTCACGCGTGGGGCGAGCGATGGGTAACCTCACGCGTTCGCCGATGTCGAAAACGGCGGCCAACCGCTAA